TATTTGTGTTGATATTTTAATGTATGGATATACATATGCGGTCGTGCATGGGTCGTTCTACGATTCTTGACCTTCGTTGCATGTTGTTGTCTTCAGACTACAAGTTTTCAGGGTCGAGCGGCGCCAAATCGAAGTCCGTCACAATTTCAGATTTCTCGAGTCTCAAAAGGAGAATCAAAAGCTTCACTTCgattcttcttgacctcGAGCTTTTATTTCTCTCATTTTCCCACACCGCACAAAACTATTCAAGATGTCAGACACCCCTTCCTCAGACACCCCTCCCAAACGACGTGCTGCCGATACCACCGCCGTTCCTCCTCAAAAATCTTCCAAAATGTCCGCGACAGCTCCTCCCTTCAATCCTACTCGCCCTTTAACGAAAAAACCTGCTGCTTCATTCCACGATATCGCCCAGGAATTCAAGCCCAAAGTCAAAACTGAGGAAGTAGAGGACGCTATGGAGGTGGATAAGGAAGCGGAGGGTTCTGCGAGGGTTACAAAGCCTCTGCCTGGTGGGAAGAGAAACGTACAGAGGGCGGACTTTGTACCCGTCCAGGCTTCTGTGCCTAAGTCTActgaggacaaggagaatACCAGAAGATTGATTGTTGTGCTTTCACAAGTGAGATTTAGGGTTTCAGGATGAATGTTTTACAACTGATCGCTAACGACGTGCTGTTTAGGCTTGCCTCGAAGCATACAAGATTTCGTCTGGCTCGGCAGGCAAGAGCTCtgcaaaagaagcaaaGTACGCTTTATTGAACTGTGACGACCATCAGGGAATCTTGGCCAAGACAGGTAGAGATATTGCCGATGCTCGACCTGACATCACACATCAAGTAAGGCAATTTTTTGCTCattcatcaacatcttGACGCTTACACGCATTTCAGTGCCTTTTGACCCTTCTTGACTCTCCTCTCAACAAAGCCGGCCTCTTGCAGGTGTATATCCATACGGCAAAGGGTGTATTGATCGAGGTGAACCCTAGTGTTAGGATACCGCGAACCTTCAAGCGTTTTTCTGGGTTGATGGGTGAATTCTAAGCGCTCTACGCTATTTCAAGAATACAGAACTAATGCCCGTTTCACAGTTCAATTGCTTCACAAACTTTCCATAAGGGGTGTTAACGGTAGCGAGAAGCTTTTGAGAGTTATCAAGAACCCTATCACTGATCACCTTCCTACCAACTGCATCAAACTTAGTGGGTGAAATCAAAGTCGACCTCGACAAAAGCTTTGCTGACGTTTGTGATAGCCCTTTCCGCCGATGCCCCAACTGTTCGATTGTCCAAGTACCTTAATACTCTTCCTGAGTCCCATTCTGTCTGTGTCTTCGTTGGTGCCATGGCTAGAGGGTCAGTTTCATGATCGGTGCCGACAGCTCAGTGTTAATCTATCTTGCAGAGCGGACAACTTTGCAGACCAATTTGTTGACCAAAAGGTCTCAATCAGCGATTACAGTCTTTCGGCGTCTGTGGCATGTGGGAAGTTCTGCTGTGCGATGGTAAGCTCTGCTGTTACTTCATCACTTTGAGGGCGAAAGATTAACGTGTTCTGTAGGAGGAGATTTGGGACATTGTCTAAAAACCGGAGATGCAAATAAGAGCCACATCCCAAATAGGGCCTCAACGCAATTTTGGGTTGTAGAGTTTAGAGAAGCGGAGACATTTTTCTGAAGATAATGACTGATATCGGCATAACACTCATCTGTATGCGTCTTGTTTGTAAATTTATATGCATTGAAATTTTGATATGACTCCCCTTGTGATTGTCTGTTCACATTGAAGAGTACGAACCGAAATTGAGAGCATTGCTGTGTACGTGATTGGTGGTTGGACGATGGATGAACGACCATCATGCAGAGTGTTGCTCTATGCCAGCGGACATCATATGCAACGTGCCTCCACCAGTCGCGAAGTCGACCACTTTTTTTATTAACTTCGTTCTACGTACGTATGAGTAACGTTCTTCGCGCATGCATCTTTTTGCATCTTCTTGCATATCAACACTTCTGGAAATTTTGTCCTTTTGAAAAATTGTTGGTGATCCTTGCTATTTGCTATCTGCAACGTATGGGTTGACCAGTAGGACTGTCCCTTCTAAATCGCTTGCTTCCATAATCGTCATTCGTTACTCGCCAATCCGTCCGACAGTGCTGCTGCCGCAGATCATTAGAACTCCTCACGGTCACTAAATCCTATCATACTTTCGACCAAGTTCATATGGCATTGAGCATTCCTGCTACGATCTGTAACTATTGTGCTCCATATCATAATCCCCTTTAATCGGTGAAACAAAGGCAATACTTCAGCAATGGGTGTTAGAGGTCTGCAAACTTTTGTTCGAGAGAACCGTGGATCATTATGCCGTTCTGTTCTCTTACCCGAGAGAGATCCGCAAGGATCTCAGAGAGGTAGTATACCACTCATAGTAGATGCATGGGGGTGAGCGTGCTATTACTTTGCAATGATAGACTGCTGACTGTGACCAGTGTAATATTCAAATTATATCTTGACAGTTTACCATGGGCGTCCGGCGGAGAATATCTTCGTTTCTATCAGATAACGAAGCAGTTAATCACTGCTTGGCGGAAGGTGGGACTGGAGCCGACATTTGTGTTTGACGGTAAGCTCTGCAACTGCTGGGAGCTGCGTGGTATTCTGCACCAACTGACGCCGCGTCACAGGTGCTGCCCCCATTGAGAAACATCCAACGATTCTCAAACGAATGACAGAATCTCTTTCTACTCCCAAACTGTTTTACGCAACCTCTGTTTCATCTCGATCGGAACCTTCTTTCGGCCGTGGTTACTCTACTAAACCACTTCTTCCGCCATTTGCTTCACACGCATTCATCTTTGCTCTCCATCGCCTAGGTGTGGCCACCCATCATGTTCCGTCTGGGGAAGCGGACAGTGCCTGCGTTACGATGGCTGAGAGGATCGGGGGATACGTCTTGGGGCAAGATACTGATTTTCTGATATTAGTAGGAAAATCAGAAAGAGTGGCCGGCTATGTCCCATTGGACATGCTGAGTTGGATCGAAGGCGAAGtctcggaagaagaagctcaagaCGATAAGCTGGGACAATCACCTACCAAGACCTTCAGGCCTGCATACggcagaagaaagaaatcACATACACCGCGACAatcgtctcttcttccccctcccaatTATCACCACGCTACGCTTGTTATGACGGTCATCCCGCCTCAAACTCTTCGCCAGCGCCTTCGTCTTCCTGCCAACTATATGGCACTCTTCGCATCCCTGGTCGGTAACGACTACACACCTCCTGAAGCCCTTCAGCGCTTTTATGAACCTAGCTTGGACGTTTGCCAGCGTATTGAAAAGGCGGCAAGAGTCTTACGCGAGCAGTTGTTCAGTCCTTCTGCCAACAGCCGAAGAAATGTAAATCCCGGTGATTTCGTTGTGGAGCTGGTCAGGCGTGTTGTCAAGAAACTCTGTATATGGCAATATGACACGGAACCAGACTTGTTGAGAGCCGTTAATAGCATTATTGAAGCTGCTCTGCAGTATACCTCGCCTCACGGAGGCGAATGCTGTCCGATTTACCCATTCTGTGGGGAACTCGATCCTCTTGGATGTCAGACACCCTATAATAGAGCGAATATCCCAGGAGGAAGTAATAGTGGTGGGGGCGATCGTTCGCACTCGCAGAAAGCTCTTGAGGCATATGCTGCGGCTCAAAGGAAAGGATCATTGCTGTTCATCACTCATGGATGGCTTTATCCCAACCGTATTTACTTACGGGGTGCTCTCGAAGATCCCACAATGGCTAGTCCCAGAACATTGGAAGGTAGCAGGGGAGTGAGATTGGCATCTTATGTGATTGCTGAAGAGGGTCTTGGAGGTTTCAGATTCGTCGACGAGCCACTACCTGGCGTCAAGAATGGCATTACTCCGGCAGAAATGCAAGAAGATACGGAGCTTAGAGGTTTATTAGGCGTGGGATCAAGTCCAGAGAGCGCCGAGACAGACTTGGCGCCCCAGGGCGCACAATCTGTCGATGAATTGGAAGTGATGAAGGACCCTCCTCGCGTCATGGTGGAATACGTTCGTCAAGGTTCAGCAGGAAAGATTGTCCCCTATACTTTGGATTTACCCCCCAAGAAAGACTCCTCTGAGTCAACCCCCGTCTGCCTCCGACCTCTCGCTGACCGTCTCCAGGCCTACCTCGGCCCGATGCAATCCGATACCCCAGCTATCCGCCTACTACCATCATCCCTTCAACCACTCGTCGCTATCATCCGCCATTGCGTGATCGAGATGGCCAGACTAACTGAGAAAAATGGGCGAGCAACCAATCCGGCTTGGAGGCGGCATGAAGCCTACGCTGTGCTTAAAGCTGGAGTTGGGACTTTTGCTCAATGGCGAAGAGAGCTAGACTCCGAAGAGATGGTAGggctgagaaggaaaaagctATCTCCAGTCAGcccagaagatgaagctAACGAGTGGCCGACGCTGGAGAGGCGTCACGCACATCTTATCGCCCAGTTGAGTAATGCGATGATGGATTCTACTTCTCTCTCCGAATCTCTTCTACTCCTTTCTACTCAAGTCCCCTATTTTACGCCTATCCAAATGGAATCACTCCCTCAGCCCCTTATAGGTGATCCTGTAGCGGACTTTGGGCCGACGCATCTCTCCCCATTCCTGTTCTTTAGCGGTATCAATATTCACAGCCTCCTCAACCAAGCAGAACCTCCAACCCATCTCAAGTGGAAATGGACACCTGAGGAAGATAAAACTCTGCATATGTGCTGGCATGCTTTGATAGACGAATTAGAAGACGGTGTAATTCTTGGGTTGAATTCTTCCCAGGCCAGTGGTGCGGAGTTTTTGGCTCAGACCAGGACCGCTGTGGGCAGGGAAAGTGCTAAGCGAAGTAAGAAGAAAGCTGCTAAGAAGCACGCCCAAGGAAAGGCAGCGGGGATGTTCGATCTCTTAGGAGATATGACAATATGACGAAGACATGAATTAGTTTGAGATACCCACGGAGTAAAGAATAACAATGTTTTCGGTCCTCAGATATCAAAGATCTGtgaggagaggaagcgaATGATGCATTTAATCCTGCTAAATTTATattgaaggaaggaaggtaGAGGAGGCAAGGCTGGTTTTCGATCTCAGATCTCTTTACTCTAGAGATGGCTGATGATCACGCAGTAATATGTAATAAACAGTGCAGGTACAGTAAGATGGTCTGATGATTCGTCGTAGTTTGTGCTCTGTATTGGAAGTTGCCACGTATTGCGGTTTTGTAATGGCCAAACGATAACCAGAACACGCACAGTTAGTCATGGGAGAGCGGTAGAAGACTGCTGGACGATTACTGTGTATTTTTGTTTCGCAACTTCTTCTGTGGTTGTAAATTACCTACTGTAACGAACGAAAAGGCTGCTAAATATAAATTTTGATTTTTATGGTGGGGTGACGCGGTATAGGACAGGCTTTTATGCATGTCCAGCTTTGCAGTTTTCACCTCAGGTTGCAGAGAGCGAACCATCTGGATTCAAACCAATAATCAAATAACATTTATAATGGGTAGTAATAGCACCGTTCATTATCATTACTGCAAACGGAAGCTGTCATAGTCAAACTCACCATTTTATTGGCAGACGCGCACACGCGCTCGTACTACCACTTTTTACCGGCAGAGATGGCAAAGATTTGTTTATGTGGCTGGACTTTTGCGAGCGTTTActttcaccatcttctgttTTAATTTCTCCGCTTTTTACGGTATAAATACCTACCATAATCCTCCAAACCTGAAAAGGTGTACATACCGTTACCGTGCATTAAATCCAAGTTCTGCGTTCTCATTTTGTTATTTTGGGGGGGTTGCGTTTTAGGCTTCGTTTCTCGCATTTTCGCGCTTCGCGCTTCGCTTTTTGCATTTTCACGTTTTTACAAATAATTGAACATCCGCCTAAAACGGAACGGTATATACGCCTGTCGCACCATTATCGCGACCTGCAAAGCAAACTATCGATCACATCAGGAAAGACTCCTTCGACTTACGATTATGCAACAGCCGAAAAAGACAAGCGACTggcaagatcaaggagcGGCAAACACCCAAATATTCCCCTCCTCCAGTGGATGGCGGCCTGAAAGCCTGCAGGAAGATGGGTGGGCTACATCGTCCAATACCAAGATATTACAGACAGAGCATATGTCCCAGGTGCCCCCAGGAAGTGATCTGAGCTACGACGTTACTGAACGTCGTAGCTCCGACGGCAGCCCCTTATACTCGGTGTATCCCTCTGGGAACCAAGGAGAGATGCATGATCAGACTTCTGCAGCAGGAATGGCGTCTGAAATAGGGTCATTTCAACGATCAGGTATGTTTCTTGCTTACTGAGTAGCCAGAGATATGCTAATGACAATGGACTCACCCACAGACATAGTAAACAATCCCCGATCAATGCAAACGTGAGTTTCGGGATCTGGATCAGAATGTTATTGAATTCTAATCTTATCTCCCAAGTTCTCAAGAATTTGATCCAGGTAAGGCAATATATTACAGCCTGATTACCAGTTGCTAAATTTGGTCAGGTATTGAACCTAGTAAAGCTTCACTGACGACAGAAGCAACCCTGAAGAGAGGCATGTACGTAGATGTCCTTATAGTAATGGTTTAGATCCCTGACGATTCGTAGGGCTTGCAAGTTCTGTCGCCGTCGGAAACTGGCAAGTGTTCAATGGCAAAGAAAGCAAGAAGGCTCCTTGTTAATTCATCGTGTCCGTAGAGGTGCTCTGCAGAAAGGCCAAAATGTTCCAGTTGCATAAAATACAAGCAAGAATGCGAATACAGGACTGAAGAAAAGCCATTCTCAAAAGTACATCCGGCCCAATCTCAAACAGGTGTGTTTTTTTGTCATTTGTGGCAATGCTAATTGCGAATGTCAGCACGCCGAATGCCCCCGTTCTCTCATCAGAATCTTTCTCATGGCTTTCGTCCTGTCCACAATACCCAATCCATGGGCTCTATTGCGGGTGATACCCCGCATCATCCTCAGCAACAGCGCATCATGTCGGCACCCTCGGACCACCTTGTGAATCAGCCCTGGCAAAGTTTTGCTCCTCGTCAACCAGTGGTGGACTTCAACTATCCTGTGCAGATACCAAACTACTCATTCCCCACTCCCCAGATGATGCCTCAAAACTATAGTTCTCCGTTTGATCCCaatcttccatttcctACGTATCCTCAACAACGTTATATGCCGGAAGATCCTGTCCGTGACAgcacttcttcaagcacACAGTTCCCACTCGTTTATCTACCCCAGCAACCTACCGTCAATCCCGTTGTGTCATCTGATCTCACAGTCCCGATATCCCAGAGAGAGAATCTTAGCCGAGAGGTTCCAACACCGGCCATCTCCAGGGATTCGCAATTTACAGCCCAGTCAACATATACCTTCCCTACGGTGCCCGCTTTACCCCCAATAAACGCGCCATCTACCGCATATCCTCAAACTGGTCCTACTTTACTCCCAAATGATATCGCAAAGCAATCTCAGAGTTCTGTGTCCCCCGAAGCTAATGACAAatcttcgtcttctgcTCCTACTTCTGTTTCCTCCATGCTTGGCCTCCCACCCGAGCTGCACGACAACATTGATTCTGTGGATAATCTATCAGATCGTCTAGGAGAATTTCTTTTTGGTCCCGGCGAGAATACAGCGACGAACCAAAATATTTCATCGAAAGAGGCATCAGAgtggcagaagaagaggagaacaGGCAAGGGACAGACCGCGCAATGGATTGCGGGAGGGAAAACACTGGGGGAAGCTCCTGATCGGAATTCGCTGTTGTTAAACAGTGCGGAATTCGATGGACTGAAAGATGAACATCGAAATCTCCTGTAAGTATCAAAGTATCAAATATCGCGTCGTGGAAATAGAATCTCATCAAAATTAAACAAGGTTGGATTGCTTCTTGGCACATGtccgtctcttcttcgaaaTGAGCATACCAAGGTTCCGATATCGTATGACATTTATGGACAAGCGAAGACCTAGTCCAGCATTGTTAAATGCGATGGTGAGTTGATGAATTTCTG
This region of Cryptococcus neoformans var. neoformans B-3501A chromosome 10, whole genome shotgun sequence genomic DNA includes:
- a CDS encoding hypothetical protein (HMMPfam hit to Mra1, Suppressor Mra1, score: 319.7, E(): 4.2e-93) codes for the protein MSDTPSSDTPPKRRAADTTAVPPQKSSKMSATAPPFNPTRPLTKKPAASFHDIAQEFKPKVKTEEVEDAMEVDKEAEGSARVTKPLPGGKRNVQRADFVPVQASVPKSTEDKENTRRLIVVLSQACLEAYKISSGSAGKSSAKEAKYALLNCDDHQGILAKTGRDIADARPDITHQCLLTLLDSPLNKAGLLQVYIHTAKGVLIEVNPSVRIPRTFKRFSGLMVQLLHKLSIRGVNGSEKLLRVIKNPITDHLPTNCIKLTLSADAPTVRLSKYLNTLPESHSVCVFVGAMARGADNFADQFVDQKVSISDYSLSASVACGKFCCAMEEIWDIV
- a CDS encoding hypothetical protein (HMMPfam hit to Fungal_trans, Fungal specific transcription factor domain, score: 38.7, E(): 1.6e-08), encoding MQQPKKTSDWQDQGAANTQIFPSSSGWRPESLQEDGWATSSNTKILQTEHMSQVPPGSDLSYDVTERRSSDGSPLYSVYPSGNQGEMHDQTSAAGMASEIGSFQRSDIVNNPRSMQTSQEFDPGIEPSKASLTTEATLKRGMACKFCRRRKLRCSAERPKCSSCIKYKQECEYRTEEKPFSKVHPAQSQTARRMPPFSHQNLSHGFRPVHNTQSMGSIAGDTPHHPQQQRIMSAPSDHLVNQPWQSFAPRQPVVDFNYPVQIPNYSFPTPQMMPQNYSSPFDPNLPFPTYPQQRYMPEDPVRDSTSSSTQFPLVYLPQQPTVNPVVSSDLTVPISQRENLSREVPTPAISRDSQFTAQSTYTFPTVPALPPINAPSTAYPQTGPTLLPNDIAKQSQSSVSPEANDKSSSSAPTSVSSMLGLPPELHDNIDSVDNLSDRLGEFLFGPGENTATNQNISSKEASEWQKKRRTGKGQTAQWIAGGKTLGEAPDRNSLLLNSAEFDGLKDEHRNLLLDCFLAHVRLFFEMSIPRFRYRMTFMDKRRPSPALLNAMVVVQYLWATRLSQAPNSASMEERFFTEACRHLDAAAANSDRLIDAIRAAMLLSAYAYTNNRHHEGWLVAGIAVRLVLSTGIHRIPSLTFRAAPPTNPLLRTRSYLLPPPEDAIELAERVHAFWCVYSIERCGALATGFPSSISDDDILTPFGRPFDDISSQNVTSGDDITVRDLYRNGPIPVSERDSWYIRWVKAVTILERASKLAFLEPEEDSDYSRAWAEYLCLLSTPGTQSASSPPVYLNQPKYRNPKDYNECLFALNRLKKNLGVDGMSLLERKKMADVEGAELVFGTKLIILHHHFIATDMLLHDINSADADNNVAMQAARQSVDLFRSLPQIPAQEIDAEVILVWCMVAKCLIKELERFSRLGDVISCKTVSDDVDVIINELYRAGEVMDMSRTQAKAMEEMKKMALASQHV